One genomic region from Uloborus diversus isolate 005 chromosome 2, Udiv.v.3.1, whole genome shotgun sequence encodes:
- the LOC129216192 gene encoding tubulin alpha chain, testis-specific-like gives MRECISIHVGQAGVQVGNACWELYCLEHGIQPDGQMPSDKTVGGGDDSYNTFFSETGAGKHVPRAIYIDLEPTVVDEVRTGTYRQLFHPEQLITGKEDAANNYARGHYTIGKELIDLVLDRSRKLADQCTGLQGFLIFHSFGGGTGSGFASLLMERLSVDYGKKSKLEFAIYPAPQVSTAVVEPYNSILTTHTTLEHSDCAFMVDNEAIYDISRRNLDIERPTYTNLNRIIGQIVSSITASLRFDGALNVDLTEFQTNLVPYPRIHFPLVTYAPVISAEKAYHEQLTVAEITNACFEPANQMVKCDPRHGKYMACCLLYRGDVVPKDVNAAIAAIKSRRTIQFVDWCPTGFKVGINYQPPTVVPGGDLAKVQRAVCMLANTTAIAEAWSRLDHKFDLMYAKRAFVHWYVGEGMEEGEFSEAREDLAALEKDYEEVGLDSTEGAEEGEEDEY, from the exons ATGCGCGAGTGTATCAGTATCCACGTTGGTCAAGCTGGCGTTCAAGTAGGAAATGCTTGTTGGGAGCTGTACTGCCTGGAGCACGGTATCCAGCCGGACGGACAGATGCCAAGCGACAAGACCGTTGGAGGAGGAGACGATTCCTACAACACGTTCTTCAGCGAGACCGGGGCTGGCAAGCACGTTCCACGAGCCATCTACATTGATTTGGAGCCCACCGTGGTGGATGAAGTCCGCACAG GCACATACCGTCAACTCTTTCACCCTGAGCAGTTGATCACCGGGAAAGAGGATGCTGCTAACAACTATGCCCGAGGCCACTACACCATCGGCAAAGAACTGATCGACCTAGTCCTGGACCGGAGCCGAAAGCTAGCCGACCAGTGCACGGGGCTCCAAGGCTTCCTCATCTTCCACAGCTTTGGAGGAGGCACTGGCTCCGGATTCGCCTCCCTCCTCATGGAACGGCTGTCCGTCGACTACGGAAAGAAATCCAAACTGGAGTTTGCCATATATCCGGCACCGCAG GTTTCTACTGCTGTTGTGGAGCCATATAATTCGATTTTGACCACTCATACAACTCTGGAACATTCAGATTGCGCCTTTATGGTGGACAATGAAGCAATTTACGACATCAGCCGACGTAATCTGGACATCGAGCGCCCCACATACACCAATTTGAACCGCATAATCGGTCAGATTGTTTCCTCGATCACGGCATCCTTGAGATTTGACGGCGCCTTGAACGTAGACTTGACTGAGTTCCAAACCAACTTGGTCCCGTACCCGAG GATTCATTTTCCATTGGTAACCTATGCTCCAGTCATCTCAGCTGAGAAGGCTTATCATGAGCAACTGACAGTTGCAGAGATCACCAACGCCTGCTTTGAACCTGCCAACCAGATGGTCAAGTGTGATCCTCGTCACGGCAAGTACATGGCCTGCTGTCTTTTGTACAGGGGAGACGTGGTGCCGAAAGATGTAAACGCAGCCATCGCAGCTATTAAGAGTAGAAGGACCATCCAGTTTGTCGACTGGTGCCCAACGGGATTCAAG gTAGGAATAAACTATCAGCCACCTACTGTAGTGCCAGGTGGCGACTTGGCAAAAGTTCAGCGCGCCGTCTGCATGCTCGCCAACACGACCGCTATTGCCGAGGCCTGGTCCAGGCTGGATCACAAATTCGATCTGATGTACGCAAAGAGGGCTTTTGTGCACTGGTATGTAGGAGAAGGCATGGAGGAAGGGGAGTTTTCTGAAGCTCGAGAGGACTTGGCAGCATTGGAAAAGGATTACGAAGAAGTGGGACTGGATTCCACCGAAGGTGCAGAAGAAGGGGAGGAAGATGAGTACTAA